In Ovis aries strain OAR_USU_Benz2616 breed Rambouillet chromosome 14, ARS-UI_Ramb_v3.0, whole genome shotgun sequence, a single genomic region encodes these proteins:
- the ATF5 gene encoding cyclic AMP-dependent transcription factor ATF-5, which yields MSLLATLGLELDRTLLPASGLGWLVDYGKLPLAPAPLGPYEVLGGALEGGLPGGGEPLAGDGFSDWMTERVDFTALLPLEPPLPSGALPPPSPPPPDLEAMASLLKKELEQMEDYFLDAPLLPPSSPPLPPLPPPPPPPAPACSLPLPLPLPTFDLPQPPSLDTLDLLAIYCRSEAGQGDSGLAPPPQPPQAPPPPRPAPYPSPAASRGDRKQKKRDQNKSAALRYRQRKRAEGEALEGECQGLEARNRELRERAESVEREIQYVKDLLIEVYKARSQRTRNS from the exons ATGTCACTCCTGGCGACCCTGGGGCTGGAGCTGGACAGGACCCTGCTCCCAGCTAGCGGGCTGGGCTGGCTCGTAGACTATGGGAAACtccccctggcccctgcccccctGGGCCCCTATGAGGTCCTTGGGGGAGCCCTGGAGGGCGGGCTTCCAGGGGGGGGAGAGCCCCTGGCAG GAGACGGCTTCTCTGACTGGATGACCGAACGGGTCGACTTTACAGCCCTGCTCCCTCTGGAGCCCCCCTTGCCCTCAGgtgccctccccccaccttccccacccccacctgaccTGGAAGCTATGGCCTCCCTGCTCAAGAAGGAGCTGGAGCAGATGGAAGACTACTTCCTCGATGCCCCTCTGCTCCCACCATCCTCCCCACCTCTGCCGccactgccgccgccgccgccgccgccggcaccggcatgttccctccctctccccctccccctgcccacctttgacctcccccagcccccttccctggACACCCTCGACTTGCTGGCCATCTACTGCCGCAGTGAGGCTGGGCAGGGGGACTCGGGATTGGCGCCCCCGCCCCAACCTCCGcaagccccgcccccaccccgccccgccccctacCCAAGTCCTGCTGCCAGCCGAGGGGACCGCAAGCAGAAGAAGCGAGACCAGAACAAGTCCGCGGCTCTGAGGTACCGCCAGAGGAAGCGTGCAGAGGGCGAGGCCCTGGAGGGCGagtgccaggggctggaggcgCGGAACCGGGAGTTGAGGGAGAGGGCGGAGTCGGTGGAGCGGGAGATCCAGTACGTCAAGGATCTGCTCATCGAAGTGTACAAGGCTCGCAGCCAGAGGACCAGAAACAGCTAG
- the SIGLEC11 gene encoding sialic acid-binding Ig-like lectin 11, with protein sequence MERLLLLPLLWAGSLEKESLYQLQVQGPVTVQEGLCVSVPCNVSYPPLGRAESTRVYGAWFRKGDRLQEDVLVATDNSARGGKKKRNIPFHLLGDPRANNCSLGIAEARKRDSGNYYFQLTREAAEHNYKNNQLTVNVIALTWTPDVHIEEPLESGSSSHLKCSLPEACDWATPPTISWTGAALRPPGLDSKEAYNSSEILLTPRPQDHGSSLTCRVTFRRASVSAERTVTLNVSYPPQKLTISISRGIGTELKHLGNGSSLPVLEGDSLRLACDTDSNPLATLSWSQGSRTLSPSHPSSPGVLYLPRVESGHEGELTCRAQHPRGSLWISVHLSVQTPPQLLGPSCSQEDEGLRCRCSSRAQPAPSLRWWLGEGLLAGELSNASFEVASSSNGPWANSSLSLREGLSSGLSLSCEALNVHGARSGSVLLLPGKPRLGGEFVLGAIGGAGAAGFLSLCSCLIFFRVKTCRKAAREKDEPGTPGPTSQGYQDESPPGSPLAYLPPAVATPLSGEDQELHYASFSFLELRPWEPRDQAATSTTEYAEVKILK encoded by the exons AtggagaggctgctgctgctaccccTGCTGTGGGCAG ggtccctggagaaggaatcacTATACCAGCTGCAAGTGCAGGGACCAGTGACAGTGCAGGAGGGTCTGTGCGTCTCCGTGCCCTGCAACGTCTCCTACCCCCCACTTGGCCGGGCCGAGTCCACACGCGTTTACGGGGCATGGTTCCGGAAAGGGGATAGACTCCAGGAGGACGTCCTTGTGGCCACAGACAACTCAGCCCGGGgtggaaagaagaagagaaatatcCCATTCCacctccttggggaccccaggGCCAACAACTGCTCCCTGGGCATCGCAGAGGCCCGCAAGCGGGACAGTGGAAACTATTATTTTCAGCTGACACGAGAAGCTGCAGAACACAATTACAAGAATAACCAGCTCACTGTGAACGTGATCG CGCTAACATGGACCCCTGATGTCCACATCGAGGAGCCCCTGGAGTCCGGCTCCAGCAGCCACCTCAAATGCTCCCTGCCTGAGGCCTGTGACTGGGCCACGCCCCCCACCATCTCTTGGACCGGGGCTGCCCTCAGACCCCCGGGACTGGACTCCAAGGAGGCCTATAACTCCTCGGAGATCCTGCTCACCCCCCGCCCTCAGGATCACGGCTCAAGCCTCACCTGCCGGGTGACCTTCCGCAGGGCTTCTGTGAGCGCGGAGAGGACCGTCACGCTCAATGTGTCCT ATCCTCCCCAGAAGCTGACCATCAGCATCTCCAGAGGAATTGGCACAG AGCTGAAACACCTGGGGAACGGCTCATCTCTTCCAGTTCTGGAAGGAGACTCTCTGCGCCTGGCCTGCGACACCGACAGCAACCCCCTGGCCACACTGAGCTGGTCCCAGGGGAGCCGGACCCTGAGCCCCTCACATCCTTCAAGCCCTGGGGTCCTGTACCTGCCCCGAGTGGAGTCGGGCCACGAAGGCGAACTCACCTGCCGAGCTCAGCACCCTCGGGGCTCCCTGTGGATCTCTGTGCATCTCTCTGTGCAGA cacCCCCGCAGCTGCTGGGCCCCTCCTGCTCCCAGGAGGATGAGGGTCTGCGCTGCCGCTGCTCCTCTCGAGCCCAGCCGGCCCCCTCCCTGCGCTGGTGGCTGGGCGAGGGGCTGCTGGCGGGGGAGCTCAGCAACGCCTCCTTCGAGGTCGCCTCCAGCTCCAACGGGCCCTGGGCCAACAGTTCCCTGAGCCTCCGCGAGGGGCTCAGCTCCGGCCTCAGCCTCAGCTGCGAGGCCCTGAACGTCCACGGGGCCCGGAGCGGGTCTGTCCTGCTGCTGCCAG ggaagcccaggcttggAGGAGAATTTGTTCTGGGGGCCATCGGGGGAGCTGGTGCCGCTGGCTTCCTCAGCCTCTGCTCCTGCCTCATCTTCTTCAG AGTGAAGACCTGCAGGAAGGCAGCCCGTGAGAAGGATGAACCCGGCACACCGGGTCCCACCTCCCAG GGTTACCAGGATGAGAGTCCTCCAGGCAGCCCCCTGGCCTACCTGCCCCCAGCCGTGGCCACCCCCCTCTCAGGGGAGGATCAGGAGCTTCATTACGCCTCCTTCAGTTTCCTAGAGCTGAGGCCCTGGGAGCCTCGGGACCAGGCCGCCACCAGCACCACCGAATATGCAGAGGTCAAGATCCTTAAATGA